The genomic stretch attttaatgcaaaaatttaTCTGCATTTTTCTTAAGCTAGAAAATTAATTGAACCATAACACAATAAGTATTTCAATCTGATTTCCAATTATAATTAGCATTGGTATCATTGTAACATAAGCTGCCTACATAAAATACCCAGCTAAACACATTGCAACAATATATCagtgcaaagaaaaaataatccaaaccGAATCAATCCATTGATACCAATTAAATCATTAATGTGTTTATGTGTAATACTAGAAATGACACATGCATCCAACATGCATACCACAATAACAATACTTTCTTACACAATGCATTGGGTAAAGTGCAACGTAGTCTGACTGAAGTAATGAACTTGTgtttaacagaaaatattttatgctgGTTCAGTCTTAAAATTTGcattacttaaaattaaaaactcaggtCCTCAGTTGccctagccacatttcaagtgctccattGTCACATGTGGCTGGTAGCCAGCATATTGGACAAGTTGGCCCTAGCAGGTCCAATCAAAATCTCCAAAGACTCTAATAATGTTGCAAATATTGAGTTTGGCTTTAGTAATTCATaggaaatttgggaagttttcctttttatcacaAAGTCTACatcttgagagaaaagaaaaaacacttgcCTGGCTCAGGCACCTGGCAAGAGTAAAGTCCCCAATAGGACAATCGGATCTGAGGACAGAGCTTAAGATGAactaaaaaatgtttcttaaattccAACTTCCCCTAGAAGAGATACTCCTGTTtgagaaacattttattaaaagttaacTGTTAACTCATTAAACGATTACTTGGTATCAAAGTAACCACAAAAAGAAGCGCAAATGTGAATATTCACATTTAGGAAATCTTATGCAATACCCAGTTTTAAGATTGTCATTCATTTGaccattaaaatgaaaacccaacatttaaataacattctgaaagaaaattcaCGGACCTTCAAAAATatactggaaaaacaaaacctagAAGTTATATTGCTGCGAGATAAATCATCTCAGGTAccccaaaatgagaaaataacttgCATTTGATAATGATGCAATTCTCTACTCTGAGATGCAGTATGGTGTAGAGAAAAGAGCCTTGGAGCTAGTCGTACCAGGATTCACTTCTCAAATCCAGTGTTTCCAAttgagtgactttgggcaagtcacttcgtCTCTCTGAGTTTCAGATTCCCTAAACTGCAAAAGCATAATGAAACCTGCCTCACAGTGTCACTGGGAAGGTTAATTTAGACGACTTGGTTAAAAGCCCCAGTCCAGTTCCTAGCATATACTGAACACATATCAGTTGCCTTCATCCTTTCCAGGATCCTTTCAGAGAAAATCCATCTGAATTCATTCTAGCTGCCAAGCATGGTTTTTATTCATGCTCTCTGTTCTCAGGCGGATTATTAAATAAACGCCAGACTCCTACtaatcattcattttcatttcatgctGTTACACAGATAAATAACTCATCCCAGCACACATTAACTCATGTATAAAAATGATGTACAAAATGTCCAGCCATACTTGTCTGATGGGTGGGATTCCACGAAATATCCAGCAAAGGGGCAATAAATTCGCGGTTGTAGGTCCTTCACCAGCCGAGCCTTGTAGTTCAGAAGCTTCCTCCTTTCTGTTTTAATGAATTGGGCTTTCCACTCCTCTGGAATGACAGGGTTTGGATTAGAGTCTCCTCTGGTCAGaaatcacagaaaaacaaaggttCTAATAGCTTGGAACTCTTTCAGGAGATAAAATTGATAGACGACTAACCCAGAAATAGAGCAAAGCCCTGTGCCGTTAGTGGAAGGTTTTGCCCCCAGCTTTATTTTGCAAATTTCATTTGGTTACTGGAAAAATGTTACCAAACCAGCCAAAGACAATGAACCCTCTCCTTGTTTGTGTCAATTCATTCAGACCCTAGCTGAATACACAGGGCAGCATGCATAGTTGTACCTTGCGTGCCTGCACATTTTAAGGGCACTATAACTATTAACTCTTTATTAACATGGAAATGGCTTTGTTATTTCAGTGGATTATGAAAGGAAAGCATGTTCATCACACCCTGGCAATGCACAGTGGTCAAGACCACGAGCAGTGGAGTCAATTAAGACTTAGGATCAAAATGCAGCTCCACCACTTACGAtctttgagtctgtttcctcctctgtaaagtggaatCATGACGCCCACCTCACAGGctgttcatttgctcattcattcatttgatccatatttattaagcccctactctgtgccagacatagttctaggcactgagaataCAGTGGAGAACATGATAAAGCAGGAATCTGCTCTCCTGGAACGTTCattggagagaaagaagcaaataatgAACAAGTAAACAAAGGTCATTTCAGAGTGATGAGCtaggaagaaagtaaaacaggGCCATGCAACAGAGAGTGGCTGGGATGAGGTGAGGTGGGATGGAGGGGTGTTATCACACAGCCTGGTTAgtgaagatgacatttgagtCATAGACACAAACGTAGACACAGATGAAGAGAAATTGCTGACCACATAGAGATCAGGGGCAGTAGCACTCCAGGCAGtggaaacagaaaacacaaaacccAGGACAGGGACGCACTTGGTGTTTTGGGTCTGAGGAACAAAAAGCAGGCCAGTGTGGGCTAATATATAGCAAGTAATGGGGAGACAGGCAGTCAAGGAGGTTAGAGGAATTAGACAGGGCCCAGAGCATGAGGGCACCATGTCAGGGAGCTATTCCTACTATTATTGCTATGGAAATTTGATAAGCACAGACaaggatacagaaaaaaattaaagttatctATAACCTAGACATaaaccactattaacattttggtatgttCTAGGACTTTTAAAACGTGTGTGCATGCACTcccacatgcatacacacactcacagaagAATGGGAATCACGCTAGCTACTCTTTAATAGGTATATTTTGCCTCCCCAAGAACACTGTTAACTCCTTAAAGACAgcacctttcctctctctctcatgtggTTCCACACTCTGGGAGGCAATGAATCTAGACTGCAGAGGAATGGAAGGCAAGAGAGAGGCTTTTTTCATCCTGCAATTAGGCCATTTTCTGCCACATTGTTAGAGACTGTTCGTcaaacatattaatttatttagtggCCCTATACTGAGCACTTACAATGCTAATATTGAGGAtactaaaatgaacaaaatataccACTTACACACTTTCTTCCAAGCCAAACCCAGCACCACCCTAAGACCCAGATCAGAAGAGATCCTGCCTTAGACGCCACGCTTTTTACTAGCTTTGAGATATAATCGACTTACAATATTGCATAAGTTTAAGgaatacaatgtgatgatttgatacacatatatattggtaaatgattaccacaataaagttagctAACACTTCCGTCACCTCACctaattacctttattttttatggtgagaacatttaagatctactttctgaGCAGCTTTCAAGTACATAATATAGTATTGTGAACTCTAGTCATCCTAACGTATGTTgggtccccagaacttatttatccaATAACTAGaaatttgtactctttgaccaacaactccccatttcccctggtAACTCCACACTTTAGAGGGGCTTGCTCTGGTTGTGTCCTTCCCCTGTATAGGCATTCCATGGGGCCAGGGGGATGTGCCTATATCAAGTTGCACATACCCTATTCTGAACTACATTCCAAGAGCATTTAAGCCTGAATTACCGATGTGAGACCTTTCCTGTTCTGCTCTATGGTCTATACCATGGATCcaaatgattctttttcttgactattcCTGAGATGCTCCTTAATCTCCTTAGTGTTTCTTTCATGCTCCATGATCGTATTTTGAGCTGGAAACACTAGTCTGTATATCTGCAGCTTGCAAGCCTGGTTTCCCAATAAGCTTCCTCTAGGGAGGGACCACGTCTTAATGatctttgtatttattctcaCAGCATTAGCAAAGTGCCATGCCTCTCCTTAGTAGCACCCTGATAGAAAAGATTACCTGTAAATTTTCCACCACTGAAAGTCATCGGAAAGCCTGATGCTCCTCCAGCAAAATCACTCATCATGAGAGCAACCTTCCCAGGCAGCCTTCCCCCATTGGGTCTGGTGCAGTCCACTGTATTGAGTATCTTATGACCTGTGGAAAAACAACGTGGCATGAGTACTCAAAGTGAAATCTTGAACACCGTAGTTTGTATTCCCAAGCCAACAAAGTCTTCCATGGATGTCTGTATAATCTGACTCATTTGATTATAAAAGAATTGCTTATGtccaagggaaaagagagagaaagatttcaaaACCTAAAATCTTTAAAggcatattttgaattttcaagtGAATGAATTCATCCTGTTTGATTCGGTGGGTTCAAGATGTCCCATGAGGACAATTAGCTTGATTCCACTCCAGGATCATAGACAGACTACTTTCCTCGGCCAACTCTCTCCAGATGCTGAGCCCAAAGGATGCAGGGAAAAGACTGACTGGATCAAGACAAATCTCTCAACCTTTTGCAAATTCCATTCAACGATTATTGGGGCAGTAAAGCCACCTTctcaaatgaaaggaagaagtTTATgattatattacaaaataatatttcaagatGAAAGTAAGACACTTATTCAACAAAGTCAGTTTTGAAGAAACTGCTATTGGTGAAATACAGAATATCTGTTGCCTTatgaaaaagaaactttgaacCTGTCACTACATAAACTATCTTACTGGTAATTTGTTCTCTGGAAAGATTATCTGAACGATAGCCTATTTTTTGAAGACAAGGATAGAATATACTATATCCTAAGGAAAAGAAGATGAATGTAGGATGAAATTTTGGATAGCTATTATTATCCTTCCTACcaagagtatttttatttttcattgttgatGAAGATAAGAAAGTACCTTTGTACTCCACAATAATGCAAGTGTCCATCTCAGGATGAACGCCATCCATCAAGATCATGAATCGAAGATTTTTGTCTACCTGGAATttaacaataaaaccaaaatctATGTATGTCAGTTTGGCTTTTAATTCAATATTTGAGGAAGTTGCCACTTCTTCTGGAAAGAAATCCCTTTTATTCAGAACTGGACTTATTATCCTATACTATGGAGTTATATCATTGGtaaatagaaagcaaaatcaTCTTTTAGTATAGCTTAAACATTGTATTTACACAGTATTATGTACAGACAAAATAGGccagtgtttcttctttttttttaggaatattagccctgagctaacatctgctgcgaatcctcctctttttgctaagtaagactggccctgagctaacatccatgcccatcttcctctactttatacgtgggatgcctaccacagcatggctttttgtcagaggtgccatgtctgctcccgggatccgaaccagcgaatcccgggccaccaaagtggaatgtgtgcactgaaccactgcgccactgggccagttcCAAGGCCAGTTTTCTTAAAGCAATTACTATCTAATCTTAAAGCAAGTACCTCATCTAAAATTTCCCCTGAAAGTATAACTGGAAAGCGCAAAAAAACATAGATATCTGACCTGCTGCCATATTCCAAATGGCACTACTTTGATATTAGTCAACTGGACACCGCTCTGATTCAGATTCCAAAATACAGGTCTTTCTGTGTTTCCAACATAAATGGGAATATCTGGTCTTCTCCCAGCAAGCTTCTTCAGAGTGGGGTAACTAGGATTAGAAGGACGAACAGGTTGAAAGGTGAAAAAATAAGACCATCTAGTATAAGAGACAATTTGCTCCTTACACAAAGATGTTGATCAAGAAGCAAGGAACTGAAAAACCAGACTCTCCCCAGAGTCCACAAGAGGAGCTTTTGCCTCAAGGCTGACTGTAAAGGGGAGGGGAATTTCCTAGAAGATTGCTCCTTATTGTTAGAACATATCACATATGATGGTATGTGTGTCAACCAGGTGTGCAAATTCCATCTTCCACATTGATGCTGCTTTGAGTGGGGGTAATTCTAACAGAAGGTACAGAGTGAAAAAGTCATGCTGAAGAAGCTTCTTGTAGGTGAAGATCTCCATGaccttcactttttttcattcttcaagCAGCACCTTCTAGTAAGAGAAAGGCCTGGATCGTAGGACGAGGAGAACCTGTGGGTTACCCACCACTGAGGACAGTTTTGCACCTTTCATAGGTTGACAGGCACACTTCAGTATACAGGATGAATTCTTTGTCTTTAAGGAGAATCAGTTACCAGTTAGGCAAGACGGTAGAGTTTAGTGTAGACACAAACTACATTCAACATTTGCAGTAATCCTGACTCAGTACACAGTTAACTGCCTGTGTGTTTTTGCATATCTACATAGATCAAGCCAACTTTCATCTATTGAGCATTCATTATacaaaaggattatataccactGTGAGGTGAGGCAGAAAGatgaataataaacaaataaacagctagatataaatgtttacattatatTTCAAACATGGTGCTAGGCACTTTCACAcgttattttatttgattctcagaaaaaaaaacctctgagttttttgcttttataaaggaggaaatgcATTCGGATATATACAGCTAACAAATAGTAAATTGGCATTCAAATTCAGGTTTTCTGATTCTAAACCTAGTGCTTCCTCTGTCTCAACATTAAAGAATGTACCAACTGGTTTAAGAATCAGACTTGTACATAGAGTAAATGTCAGGTGAGATAAGATatttaatcataagaaaaatataaacaaaatctgTATATCAGCACTTACTAAATGTGCTAATATTCAAGTTCCAGCATTACATTAAAAGCTATCCAAATAAGTAGAACACAGGGGCAAAAAATCAGCATTTCTTCTCTAAAAACAAAGGACTCAAAAAATGGCGTCTTTGAATATGCCTTCAATCTCTGGATTCAGCAcctaaattttctattttaaaggacTTTGAGAGTTAGGATAAATGACTCTAAAATAGATGTTTATGGCTTCgtgattttttaattgttgaCAGTTCTCACTGGCATCTATTAATAACATCATCTGTTACAATACTCACTATATTGACATAATGAAATCACTTTTTTTTGGCTAAAGATTTTCTCTAAAGCACATTgaccttttccttatttttgtgaATCAAGGAGGTTTTTATTCAGTAAATGAAGGTCAGACAAGAGGAATGGGGACAAATGACCCTGACGTTTATAGGTTGACTAGGCAAGAGTCAAAAAGTAAGGGTTTATCAAGGAAATAGACTCAAAGGAGTGAAAATTACAAGCTTTGGTAACTTTTCAGTAATAAGCTATTGGTAATACACTACTCATCCAATGCGTTGTGATATTATGGTTGAGAACTGGTGTTTCCATGCCTGACCACTTTGCCCACCCCTGCAACCAAAACTAAATTAGCTCCAGGATAATGGTTGGGAAATAACTGGACTAAATGACATGAAAAGATCTTATCCTGCCTAAAATTCAGTGTATTTCCATGGGATGTTTCTCTTCAGGATTTTAGTCAATTGCACCTTGTAACAGGCATTATAAAGCAATCACCTCATTTATGTGAATAAGCTATATAAATTTACCACCACACATTACTGTTATTACATAATGCCTGAACCCAGGGCTGTCATAACCCTGGAGTTGTAGAAGTTTAGTTCCAGAAATTTGTGTGGGACAAAGGTATCATGCAATCAGACaagtagttttttgttttttgttttttgagaaagattagccctgagctaacatctgctgccaaacctcctctttttgctgaggaagactgaccctgagctaacggccatgcccatcttcctctactttacatgtgggacgcctgccacagcatggcttgaccagcggtgcataagtctgcacctgggatctgaactggtgaacaccaggctactgaagtggaacgtgcagacttaactgctgcgcgaccaggccagcccctagacaggTAGATTTTTCATCACAGCACCACAATACCCCAGTGATTTGTGGTCAGTTTAGAAGTGTGTTACAAGTAATTTGCTACTAAAGCAGTTTATCACTTAAGTTTTTAAActgtttcctttaaaaagatgTATGAGAACATACTCACCCTTAGACCCCATATGCTTTAAAATAGAGAATCAAGAGGCCAGACAACCAGCAGATAACGTATTTCCCCTAACCATGGAACATTTCTATCAAAGTATGTCCTACATGTGAACTCTGTCATGTAAGGTCACAGGGAAAAAAGTTGGTTGAACTTGCCTCTTTTTAGAACATTGTGGGCATTGCTATGTGTTTATGTTGGCAGCCCAGCAGTAGTGATACAAACTTCTGAACAAGGATAAACAAACATGACCCTGTAACTAAACCGGGGATTGGGAACATgaccctccctcttcccttaACTGTTCATTCGCAAATGTGTGTGGTTTTGTGGTGAAAGTTCCGCTGTCTCCTGCCTTCTTGACTGCCTGGCTTAGGGACGACTCAGTTCCCATCATCAGTTTCACATTGCCCTGGCTTCAGTGAAGTGTTGGATGAGCTTGACTCAGGGTTAACAAGTTGGGAGCGCAGCATTGTCGGGGTGCTATAAATCAGGAGATGGCAAACCCCAGTGACCTGTTGCTGCAAGCCAAGAatagtttgtaccttttaaaatgGTTGAAGAGGAAATCAAACCGATGAAAATTACACGATATTCACGTCATTGTCCATAAATAaggttttgttggaacacaggctcagtcaggactgtctgtggctgcttttgtgctgcaaCAGCGGAGTAGTTGCAACTTCAACCCCATGGCttataaagcctaaaatatttacactcTGGCCTTTTTATACAAAATGCGTGCTGATGCCTGCTATAAACGTTGAACTGAAAAAGGAAGTCAACTTTGATGATCCTTAAACCTAGACTTTACCAAGCGGCCTGAGAGTGGGAAGTGAGACGGTAGGATTATTAACCCTGTCCTCCACCCCACAATAGCCCCTTCCTCATTCCCAATGGTGTAAAGTGTGGAAGCACTTTTAAAATTACGCTATGCAATTGCAAGCATTTGTCTAAATCAGTCCTCTAAAGATCTAAAATAGTCCTCTTTTTATCATTCCAACAAACCCTACCTCAAAGTCAGCAATGATTGCAAAACAACCTGAAAACATGTTATATCTTTACTGCAGGATTTTCTTATGAGTTTAGCGCTTAGACGTCATTACCTCAAGTGGTCTGAGTGCATGTGACTGATGTAAATTAGGTCTGCCCGGCACAGCCTCTCCAGCCAATCAGAGGGAGGCTCATGTAGCAACCACCAGCCTCGGGCAAAAGCAGGACCAGTTAACCAAGGGTCAAACACCATTCTCTTGTCTCCCAGCTTGAGGTCCATGCAGGCATGAGTGAGGTATGTTACCTGTCAGAAAAAAGCCAGATTCAGATTATCAAATCATTCCTGGCCAGCAGCAATGAACTGAAATGTTTGGGCTGCTTAGCCGACAGGTCACGTTGGAGAACCTTGCTCCCAAGCACGCTCAGGCAAATAGGACCCAAGTGAGACACAGCAGGAGTCTTTAGAGAGAATACAACTCCCAGAACAGGTCACTACTTTATTAGAACAGAAATTCTCAGGGTTGGTTTTAGGTGTCAAGCCAATTGATTTACCTTGATTTCCTCTATTTATATTAGCTCCTAGATACTTACATACAGTTTGCACTGCAGAAAATCTTTTGTGACCAGTCCTTCAAAGCATAATTTACAAGGAAGGGCAGTTAGAGATATTATGACAGACACTGGAGGATTTAAATGCCAGAGTGTCTGTGAATAGTCTATGAACGAATGATTCCTGTTGAGTTTGGTGGGTTGGCATAGCCATGCAGCCTGGCTACACAGACTTGCAAGGCTTTCTCTTCTAAATTACCTGCTAACTCTCTGAGGATGTCAAGGTTCTCTGAGAATGGCTATAAACAATGACTCAGAGACAGGCACAGACGGGAGGACTGCAAATCAATTCCTCACTCCCTTTCCATGGCCTGGCACATCCACAGGAAAAAGGAGtccaccaagaagcagaaagaggtAACAGAAACTCCAATGTGAAAAGCCAACAAAGAGAGTGAGGAGAGGCTGAGGAATCCAATTCCATTTTATTAGACTTATTCTGGATAGTATAATAAGTTGTTTCCCCAAATAGTAACTGCCCGTTTTTACAAGCTTCccaaatattccagaaaaataaatttttgattgCTTGCCCCTCCCAAACTACCAAAGTGTTTGTTCTGGAGGAAACTCTCTTCTAAAGCTAGTAAAAATGCACAAGAAGTTTTGTAAAAGATTTTAGGGCAATGTGCAGAAATACGCAACCGGCCATTTTATCTGACCATGATCTGGTGTCAAGGATAAAGTCTGAGTTTCCTCCAGGAGTTTCGCTGACTCTCCTTTGGGATCTCCTTTAAAGgttttgtttctggtttgtggttttctttctggataTATTTCCTTGAAATCCCTGCCAAGTTCTAGGGCTTCCTAAAACATTCACTCAACAgttcagaataattttattttatgtgctaACTCACCACTTCAAAGAGTATTCAAGGTAATATaggatgtaaatatatatataaatggacatcttagttttatttatagttttaataaTATTCCAATTTTAATGTTCCCTTACCTGTACCTCCCCATAGGCCAAATCTTCAGGAGACCTGGGCTCTGAATCCCAGGGGTTAGGAGGATTCAGTTCTAGAAGCAGTAGTCCATTTCCTTCATCCATTTCAACAACTAGAACCAAAGGGGAACAAATCTGGATTAACAACAAAAGTGACTTTGAAAAAGCATCAGTAAAATAGAAATGCATGGCTCAGGTACACAGAGTactaaaaatcaaaggaaaatcaaaacaaaaggcaaagctCATTTGTGTCAAGCAATATCTGCTGAGACGAGAGCTTGAGACCAACATCAATTCATTTCTTTACCCATATTACACTTAAGGAACTCACGAGATCTCAGTTGTGtcagggacacagacacacacagtgtCGTTAATACAATGAAATCAGTGATTGACAGAGATGAGTTCAAGGTGCTATGGGAGTGTATAGGAAGGGGCACCTAATCTGGCTACTTATAGATCAAAGCAGATTTCATATAGGAAGTAATCCTCCAGCTAGACTTGAAAGATGAAGTGTTTGGGGCAGACAAAAGAGTATGCTGATGTGAAGCAAAAGGGatgagagaacagcatgtgcaaagacacTGGGGCATGGGGGAGCTTGATATTCACAAAGTGACTGGTAATTTATGATAAAGAAAAACTGTGCTTGAGCCAGACAGCATAGACAGCCCAGAGTAGGTCACAAAGGACCCTAAATACACGCTAAAGAGGAGTTTGTATTTTATCTTGTGACAATGAGGGGTCAAGGAAGAGTTTCAAGCAATTGTGACAGACTCTGCTGGTGGCCTGCACAAAATCTatctattctttcctttctccttactATTAgcatcctaatttttttttaggagtGGTGATATGCCCATCTAAAGATCACAATTTCCCAGGCCCCCTTGCAATTATGAGTGGCCACAGACATAGCTCTACGTTCAGTATATATAGTTCTGGTCAGTGAGGTGTGACGAGAAG from Equus przewalskii isolate Varuska chromosome 19, EquPr2, whole genome shotgun sequence encodes the following:
- the LOC103541420 gene encoding cytidine monophosphate-N-acetylneuraminic acid hydroxylase isoform X8 codes for the protein MCKHQGGLFIKDIEDFDGRSVRCTKHNWKLDVSSMKYINPPGSFCQDELVVEMDEGNGLLLLELNPPNPWDSEPRSPEDLAYGEVQVTYLTHACMDLKLGDKRMVFDPWLTGPAFARGWWLLHEPPSDWLERLCRADLIYISHMHSDHLSYPTLKKLAGRRPDIPIYVGNTERPVFWNLNQSGVQLTNIKVVPFGIWQQVDKNLRFMILMDGVHPEMDTCIIVEYKGHKILNTVDCTRPNGGRLPGKVALMMSDFAGGASGFPMTFSGGKFTEEWKAQFIKTERRKLLNYKARLVKDLQPRIYCPFAGYFVESHPSDKYIKETNIKNDPNELNNLIKKNSDVVTWTPRPGATLDLGRMLKDPTDSKGIIEPPEGTKIYKDSWDFGPYLKILNASIEDEIFRHSSWIKEYYTWAGFKDYNLVVRMIETDEDFSPFPGGYDYLVDFLDLSFPKERPSREHPYEEIRSRVDVIRHVVKNGLLWDDLYIGFQTRLQRDPDIYHHLFWNHFQIKLPLTPPNWKTFLVHCE